A region of the Pseudomonas sp. A34-9 genome:
ATTGGAAGGCAGCAGCGTTGTGCCAGCAATTGGTGAAGACCGCGCGCCGATATGGCCGGCACATATCTGCGGCTCGATCACCCACAGCACCGGTCGTGCGGCGGCAATTGTCGCCAACAAACAGCACTGGCGCGGGCTGGGTATGGATCTGGAAAACCTGCTGAGCCCCGAACGCGCCGAGCGGCTGGCCGGGGAGATTCTCACCCCAGCGGAAATGCAACGCATGGCTGCCGGGCCACGGGATCAGTTGGCATTGCTGGTGACACTGACGTTTTCGGTGAAGGAGAGTTTGTTCAAGGCGCTGTATCCGATTGTGCACAAGCGCTTTTATTTCGAGCACGCTGAAGTGCTGGAGTGGACTGAGGCGGGTCAGGTACGCTTGCGGCTGTTGACGGACTTGTCTGCCGAATGGCGCAACGGCACTGAACTGGAGGCGCAGTTCGGGGTGCAGGATGGGCAGTTGTTGAGTCTGGTCAGCATCAGGGCCTGACATCTTTCAGCGTCTGTCAGGGACTCTTCGCGAGCAAGCTCGCACACATTTGGAATGCGTGTCCCTATGGGAGCGAGCTTGCTCGCGAAGGCGGCACCACCGCCACTACAAACTCAACGGCGTTCCTGATTCCTCGGCCAACTCAGGCTGAAACACGCCCCACCCAGACTCTTGCTCTTGCCAATGATCGCCCGGCCGTCATGCCAGTGAATGATCCGTCGCACAATCGACAAGCCCAGACCGTGCCCGCCCGACGCCCGGGTACGGCTGTCATCCAGACGCAGAAACGGCGTAAAAATCCGCTCCCACGCCACTTCCGGTACTCCCGGCCCGTCATCTTCGACATCCACGCGACAGCGCAATTGCCCGACCTGATAACTCACCGTCACGTTCGAACGGGCATGGCGCATCGCGTTGCTCACCAGATTCTGCAGCGCCCGGTGCAGATAGCGCGGCTCGGCTTCGACCCAGGCATCATCGTTATCCGCAGCAGACAGGCACAAACCACGCTGCACCGTGACCTCGGCACGTAACGGCGCCAGCTCCTCGATCACCTGATTGACCAATGCGTCCAGATCGATGCGCTGAAAGGTCAGCGCCGGTGAACCTTGTTCCAGCCGCGCATAGGTGAGCATTTCATCGACCAGCTTATCGAGGTCTTCGATATCGTGATCCATGCCTTCACGGTACTTCTCCAGCGCTTGCGGCGTGGTCGCCGAGCCGATCATCTCCAGGCCGAAACGCAGACGCGCCACCGGTGTGCGTAATTCATGAGACACCGCGCGCACCAATTCACGCTGAATCGCCAGCAACTGCTGCAAGTGCTCAGCCATGCCGTTAAACGCCGACGCCAGACGCCCGACCGAGTCAGCACCGCGCGCCGGCACACGGGTTTCCAGACTGCCCTTGGCAATGCGTGTGGCCGCTGCTTCGAGGCCACGCAAACGGCGTTCGAGCTGACGCACCAACAAATAAACGATAAGGCCGATCAGGGTCAGGCCAAGTGCAGCAATCAGCACCAGCCATTCCGGCGGGTACGGGTTCATCTGATACAAGGGGCCGATCTCCAGCACCCACGG
Encoded here:
- a CDS encoding 4'-phosphopantetheinyl transferase superfamily protein; amino-acid sequence: MNLTPALPACCTALDSHWPLPTVLPDSVLLSTHFDPARLLGDDFQRSAVVAPPSIQRSVAKRQAEFLAGRICARAALQQLEGSSVVPAIGEDRAPIWPAHICGSITHSTGRAAAIVANKQHWRGLGMDLENLLSPERAERLAGEILTPAEMQRMAAGPRDQLALLVTLTFSVKESLFKALYPIVHKRFYFEHAEVLEWTEAGQVRLRLLTDLSAEWRNGTELEAQFGVQDGQLLSLVSIRA
- a CDS encoding ATP-binding protein, with protein sequence MNSIFLRIYGGMCAAIILVAVLGVLALNLLNQVRSEQYRERLAHGTFSLMAGNLQPMNETERHRALLVWERLLGIPLALKTFAETDLDLTQRTRVQRGQALVEQTGPHAAKVYRMVSDKEQLVLVGEVQQISEQLARATIYLLADELVRVPVGEQPKRLAQIKEEKGFGFDLRLVTVNDADMDEDQSRRVAEGDTVMALGKGGDSIRVFAGMVGTPWVLEIGPLYQMNPYPPEWLVLIAALGLTLIGLIVYLLVRQLERRLRGLEAAATRIAKGSLETRVPARGADSVGRLASAFNGMAEHLQQLLAIQRELVRAVSHELRTPVARLRFGLEMIGSATTPQALEKYREGMDHDIEDLDKLVDEMLTYARLEQGSPALTFQRIDLDALVNQVIEELAPLRAEVTVQRGLCLSAADNDDAWVEAEPRYLHRALQNLVSNAMRHARSNVTVSYQVGQLRCRVDVEDDGPGVPEVAWERIFTPFLRLDDSRTRASGGHGLGLSIVRRIIHWHDGRAIIGKSKSLGGACFSLSWPRNQERR